In the genome of Caldalkalibacillus uzonensis, the window TTATTAACCTGATTGGGGTAATCTGAACGGCCGGTACCCATCACTTTGGCCCCAGCCTCAAAGGCTTCCTCCGGCATAATCTCAGGCACCGGGTTGGCCATGGCAAATATAATCGGATCATCATTCATGCTTTGAATCATGTCCTTTGTCAAAGCACCGGCTACGGAAACCCCGATAAACACATCCGCTTCCCGGATGGCATCGTCCAAGTCTCCCTGGACAAAGTGGCGGTTGGTCAGTTTGGCCACTTCTTCCTTAATCGGATTCATGCCATAGGGGCGTCCTTCATAAATAGCGCCTTTAGAATCACATAATATCATATCCCGTACACCCATGCGGTATAACAGTTTGATAATGGCAATTCCAGCCGCACCGGCCCCATTGATGACAACCTTGATGCGGGACAGCTCCTTGCCAACGACTTTCAGGGCATTGACCAGCCCAGCCAGGGTGACGATCGCTGTACCATGCTGATCATCATGGAAGATGGGAATATTAGTTTCCCGTTTTAACCGTTCTTCAATTTCAAAACAGTTCGGAGCAGCAATATCTTCCAGATTAACCCCTCCAAAGGTGGGTTCCAGCAATTTCACCGTCTCTACAATTTTATCCACTTCAGTCGTATCTAAACAAATGGGGAAGGCATCAACCCCCGCAAATGCCTTGAACAACACCGCTTTTCCTTCCATGACAGGCAACGCCGCCTCTGGACCAATATTTCCCAACCCCAGCACAGCTGTTCCATCGGACACAACGGCAACCATATTCCCTTTCATGGTGTATTCAAAAACCGTTTCCGGATTGTCGAAAATCTCTTTACATGGTTCAGCAACTCCCGGGGAATAAGCTAAGCTTAAATCTTTGGCGTTACGCACAGGCACCTTTGATTTTACTGCCAGTTTCCCCCTGTTTTGACGATGCAAATGCAAAGACTCTTCCCTTGTGGTGGCCATTTCTTCACTCTCCTTCGTGACTTATAACTTGCTTTTCATTATATCAAATGGAGTACGGGTGTAAACAGCTAACAAAAGCTATTTTTAACACCTGCTCCTAAATGACGCAGCGTCAGATCTTTTTGTGACTTTCACTGCATGTGGGTCATTTAAAAGCGTTTTTAAGCGTTTGAGCAGTGTATCGTTAATCTGGACCTGGTAACTGTCCCCCAAGCGAATCGTTTTGCGCCGGCTTTCGTAGTAGAGATAAACCGGTGTCTCGCCCCTGTACTGACGGAGCACAACTTCCATTTCTTTCAATTTGCCACTCTGCTCCGCAACCGGGGTAATCTTGATAAAAAGCTGGCAGTCATCACTCTGCTGTGGAGCAGCTTGTACCCCCTCTTGCGCCTTGAGCTGGGTTAAATCCAAGGCCCGGTTAATGACCAACTGTTTCCGGTCTTCTCGCTCCTCCAGCTTGCCCTCCACCAAAAGCAGGTTGTCTTCCCTGTACAGACCTGGATGCCCGCCAAACACCTGGGGAAAAACAACGGTATCCAATTCTACCCCCTGATCTTCTAATTGGACAAAAGCCATTGCATCTCCTTTTTTTGTTGTAATCCGTTTCACCCGGTGCACATAGCCCATAGTACGCACCTGCTCACCTGCCTTTGTCTGAAGAAGCTGGGGAATGGGGATTATCCCGTAACGTTTAACCTGCTCACGGTACGCATCCAATGGATGTCCGGACAGGTAGAAACCCAGCACTTCTTTTTCATATTTTAACTGTTCTAGAGGTGAGAAAGGTGTCGTATCGTGCCATTTGTAATCATCGGGCAGTTCGTCGGCAAAAAAGAACAGTTGGTCACTTGCTTTTAATCCCTGGGCCCGCTCGGCCATGTCCAACATATCATCCAAATTGGCCAGCACCTGCGCCCGGTGCATGCCCAGTTCGTCTAAAGCACCGGCCATAATTAATGATTCAATCACCCGGCGGTTGCAAATACGCAAATCAATCCGTTGACAAAAGTCGAGCACATTTTTAAATGGTCCCTCCTGCCTGGCCCGCTTAATTTCCCGGATTGCCGCTGCCCCCACATGCTTGATTACGCTTAAGCCCAAGCGGATATGGCCGCTTTCCACGGTGACCCCTGCCTCACTGTGGAGCACGGAGGGAGGCAGCACCTTGATGTTGCGTTTGGCCGCTTGATGCAAATAATCTCCCACTTTTTCAGCCGAGCCAATGTTCATCGAAATCAGTGAAGCCAGAAAAGCCACTGGATAATGGGCTTTCAGGTAGGCCAATTGATAGGCAATCACCGCATAAGCAGCCGAGTGGGAGCGGTTAAAGCCATAATCGGCAAAACGGACGATCAAATCATAGACGTGTTCGGCCACCTGTCGCTCGTATCCCTGGGCCAGACAGCCTTCGACAAAATGTTCCCTCTCTTTTTCTAAAATGTCCCGTTTCTTTTTCCCCACAGCCCGGCGTAACAGATCGGCCTCACCCAGGCTGAAACCAGCCATTTTAGAGGCGATTTGCATGATTTGCTCCTGGTAAACGATGATGCCGTACGTATCTTTTAAAATGGGCTCCAGATCAGGATGGGGATATTGGATCTTTGTCTCTCCGTGCTTGGCTTTGATAAACAAGGAAATGTTTTCCATCGGACCGGGCCGGTATAAGGCCAAAACAGCAATGATATCTTCAAACGTCGTGGGTTTGAGCCGTTTCAGCACGCTACGCATCCCGTCCGACTCCAGCTGGAAAACACCTGCCGTGTCCCCCTCGCTTAACAAGCGGAAGGTGGCTTCATCATCAAAGGGAATGTCATCAAGGGTTAAGCGTTCATCTTCTGTACGTCCGTGGTTGATGATGCGCAAAATTTCTTCCATCAAGGACAGGTTGCGCAAACCCAGCAAATCCATTTTTAACAGGCCCAGTGCTTCCAAATCTTCCATGGGGTACTGAGTGAGCGGAATGCCATCCTGCCCTTCCTGTAAGGGAACGTAGTGGGTGAGTGGCTTTTCACTAATCACGACCCCCGCAGCATGAATGGAGGTATGACGGGCCAACCCCTCCAGTGGCCTGGCCATGGCGATCAACTGACGTACTTGTTCATCTTGTTCGGACATCTCCCGCAGCTCTGCGGAAGAAGCCAGCGCCTTGTCCAGTGTCATGCCTGGGCCGGCAGGGATGCACTTGGCCACGCGGTCAACCAGGGGCACGGGCAGCCCCAGCACACGCCCCACGTCACGGATACACGCTCTGGCCCCCAGCGTTCCAAAGGTAATAATCTGTGCCACCCGGTCTTTGCCATATTTTTCAGCCACATAATGGAGCACTTCGTCTCGCCGCTGATCGGAGAAATCAATATCAATATCGGGCATCGTCACCCGTTCAGGGTTGAGAAAGCGTTCAAACAACAAGTTGTATTTGATGGGGTCCACATTGGTGATTTTTAACACATAAGCCACCAGGCTACCCGCAGCTGACCCGCGGCCAGGACCGGTGATAATCCCCCGTTCATGGGCAAAGCGCATGAAATCCCACACAATGAGAAAGTAATCGGCATACCCCATCTGGCCAATCACTTCCAGCTCATAATCAAGCCGCTGGCGGATCTCATCCGTAATAACCTCATAGCGCTCTTTAAGTCCTTCTTCGCATTTTTGGCGCAGGAAATCCATGGCCGTCATTCCCTGGGGAACCGGAAAGGAGGGCAAGATCTCCTGGCCCAGGGGAATCTCCACCTGACAGCGCTCAGCAATACGCAGCGTATTTGCATAGGCTTGGGGAAGATGAGGAAACAACCTGGCCATTTCTCCTGGACTTTTAAGATAAAACTGGGCAGAATCAAATTTAAGACGCTCTTCATCCTGCATCTT includes:
- a CDS encoding NAD(P)-dependent malic enzyme; the protein is MATTREESLHLHRQNRGKLAVKSKVPVRNAKDLSLAYSPGVAEPCKEIFDNPETVFEYTMKGNMVAVVSDGTAVLGLGNIGPEAALPVMEGKAVLFKAFAGVDAFPICLDTTEVDKIVETVKLLEPTFGGVNLEDIAAPNCFEIEERLKRETNIPIFHDDQHGTAIVTLAGLVNALKVVGKELSRIKVVINGAGAAGIAIIKLLYRMGVRDMILCDSKGAIYEGRPYGMNPIKEEVAKLTNRHFVQGDLDDAIREADVFIGVSVAGALTKDMIQSMNDDPIIFAMANPVPEIMPEEAFEAGAKVMGTGRSDYPNQVNNVLAFPGIFRGALDVYATHINEEMKEAAVYAIADLISDNELSADYVIPAPFDPRVAPAVAAAVAKAAMETGVARRRVDPSEVAKKTRELASIKD
- a CDS encoding DNA polymerase III subunit alpha — encoded protein: MQQTDFVHLHVHSEYSLLDGASRITELVQETKRLGMKAVALTDHGVMYGTIPFYQACRAEGIKPIIGVEAYVTNKPLEEKVKKGEQHLYHLVLLAETYEGYQNLMKLTTKAHLDGFYYKPRVTKEWLREHHRGLICLSGCLGGELAQALLADDWQRARAIAEEHLDIFGANNYFIELQDHGIAEEKKVNPRLIRLAEELNIPLVVTNDVHYTRAEDAVPHDCLLCIGTGKKMQDEERLKFDSAQFYLKSPGEMARLFPHLPQAYANTLRIAERCQVEIPLGQEILPSFPVPQGMTAMDFLRQKCEEGLKERYEVITDEIRQRLDYELEVIGQMGYADYFLIVWDFMRFAHERGIITGPGRGSAAGSLVAYVLKITNVDPIKYNLLFERFLNPERVTMPDIDIDFSDQRRDEVLHYVAEKYGKDRVAQIITFGTLGARACIRDVGRVLGLPVPLVDRVAKCIPAGPGMTLDKALASSAELREMSEQDEQVRQLIAMARPLEGLARHTSIHAAGVVISEKPLTHYVPLQEGQDGIPLTQYPMEDLEALGLLKMDLLGLRNLSLMEEILRIINHGRTEDERLTLDDIPFDDEATFRLLSEGDTAGVFQLESDGMRSVLKRLKPTTFEDIIAVLALYRPGPMENISLFIKAKHGETKIQYPHPDLEPILKDTYGIIVYQEQIMQIASKMAGFSLGEADLLRRAVGKKKRDILEKEREHFVEGCLAQGYERQVAEHVYDLIVRFADYGFNRSHSAAYAVIAYQLAYLKAHYPVAFLASLISMNIGSAEKVGDYLHQAAKRNIKVLPPSVLHSEAGVTVESGHIRLGLSVIKHVGAAAIREIKRARQEGPFKNVLDFCQRIDLRICNRRVIESLIMAGALDELGMHRAQVLANLDDMLDMAERAQGLKASDQLFFFADELPDDYKWHDTTPFSPLEQLKYEKEVLGFYLSGHPLDAYREQVKRYGIIPIPQLLQTKAGEQVRTMGYVHRVKRITTKKGDAMAFVQLEDQGVELDTVVFPQVFGGHPGLYREDNLLLVEGKLEEREDRKQLVINRALDLTQLKAQEGVQAAPQQSDDCQLFIKITPVAEQSGKLKEMEVVLRQYRGETPVYLYYESRRKTIRLGDSYQVQINDTLLKRLKTLLNDPHAVKVTKRSDAASFRSRC